The Pirellulales bacterium genome contains a region encoding:
- a CDS encoding phosphoadenylyl-sulfate reductase produces the protein MIAPALPGLFQVLETPSPVAVRPELPSLPPADFLDELRGQSERLESATPLEILDWAVQTYYPKLTMATAFGPEGCVILWMLSRINKDVHVFNLDTGYQFAETLKLRDEIAQKYGIEVELTQPETTVAQYEALHGGPIYKTNPDQCCFDRKISVLKRKASQGWTAWMSGIRRDQSPDRAKAAIVGWDKKFGLVKISPLANATKKDIWKWITENKIPYNPLHDQGYTSIGCWPCTRSVMDGEDERAGRWSGFAKKECGLHTAE, from the coding sequence ATGATAGCCCCCGCCCTTCCTGGTTTGTTCCAAGTGTTGGAAACTCCCTCGCCCGTCGCCGTTCGTCCCGAATTACCGTCGCTCCCCCCCGCTGATTTTTTGGACGAATTGCGGGGGCAGAGCGAACGCCTGGAATCCGCCACCCCGCTAGAAATCCTGGATTGGGCGGTGCAAACCTACTACCCCAAGCTGACAATGGCGACCGCCTTTGGTCCCGAGGGGTGCGTGATCTTGTGGATGCTGTCCCGGATCAATAAAGACGTGCATGTTTTTAACCTGGACACGGGCTATCAATTTGCCGAAACGCTAAAGCTGCGGGATGAAATCGCCCAAAAGTACGGGATCGAAGTGGAATTGACCCAGCCGGAAACCACCGTCGCCCAGTATGAGGCATTGCATGGCGGACCGATTTATAAGACCAATCCCGATCAGTGCTGTTTCGACAGAAAGATCAGCGTACTAAAGCGCAAGGCCAGCCAGGGTTGGACCGCCTGGATGAGCGGCATCCGCCGGGACCAAAGCCCCGACCGGGCCAAGGCGGCGATCGTGGGTTGGGACAAAAAGTTTGGCCTAGTCAAGATCAGCCCGTTGGCCAACGCGACCAAGAAGGACATTTGGAAGTGGATCACGGAAAATAAGATCCCCTACAATCCGCTACACGACCAGGGTTATACCAGCATCGGCTGCTGGCCCTGCACGCGGTCAGTCATGGATGGCGAGGACGAACGCGCG